From a single Salvelinus sp. IW2-2015 linkage group LG22, ASM291031v2, whole genome shotgun sequence genomic region:
- the LOC111949845 gene encoding dapper homolog 3-like isoform X2: MLENSTRNELSGFSSWGQENLTLRRQLRALQSSPWGLMLALEQQVCELRVDTEDVTYEGTQGDTMDSRPSSGFYESSGGQSPKGHSCPSESPEPPSGWGYSSTERPKSLKDALQLTSESLMEPAPRATVPQSFSAPYPPLEGIAEEVTAEEPWQWDPHSAQGWEDQATEEDFQQALRVEGYILGLIHRYAFSPRPCMPRTSLGPDPSISSSSSINRQSSLQRKPPLHTPEHCIPDPQDLYPDRECQAWGCDPLDREVWGGGGPSMEEDCYLSLPYPHSRPHSLAGGHPSSLDPPCGAKDPCLSSESDSPQHYPLPHSPASHKHLVRAQYIPGQACHAPVLSSHYPPEHSPSHYPPEPSKPSQTFVFPDQSSSKTRATGKKSREEGQSSKKPDHRTCRSQSENSLMGERAFPKHRYSTAERPQHQRCQGPHTGPQHSNTAGGQRWCSTLELSQEEGETQGEQAHRCPPRRARYTQACSHANPNHHSQVHAQPRLSEYPERAPLCRGEEGHVQAAPGESEFSMSEVYSPASSSLSSDSDEGGLVWPQQLPXRLAPSSSSSPQASSKVSSQPKAFVKIIASHALKKKILRFRAGSLKVMTTV; encoded by the exons AGGGCGCTCCAGAGCTCCCCCTGGGGGCTAATGCTGGCACTGGAACAGCAGGTTTGTGAGCTGAGAGTGGACACAGARGATGTCACCTATGAGGGGACCCAAGGTGACACGATGGACAGTCGGCCCAGCTCAG GGTTCTATGAGTCGAGTGGGGGCCAGTCTCCAAAGGGGCATTCCTGTCCCTCTGAGTCCCCAGAGCCCCCCTCTGGCTGGGGCTACAGCAGCACTGAGAGGCCCAAGTCTCTGA AAGATGCCCTCCAACTGACAAGTGAGAGTCTGATGGAGCCAGCCCCTCGTGCCACTGTGCCCCAATCCTTCTCTGCCCCCTACCCACCCCTGGAGGGCATCGCTGAGGAGGTGACGGCTGAGGAGCCCTGGCAGTGGGACCCACACTCTGCCCAGGGTTGGGAGGACCAGGCCACTGAGGAGGATTTCCAGCAGGCTCTGAGGGTAGAAGGCTACATCCTGGGTCTCATCCATCGCTACGCGTTCTCACCCCGGCCCTGCATGCCTCGTACCAGTCTGGGGCCTgacccctccatctcctcctcatccaGCATTAACAGGCAGAGCAGCCTGCAAAGGAAACCCCCTCTTCACACCCCTGAGCACTGCATCCCTGACCCACAGGACCTCTACCCTGACCGTGAGTGCCAGGCCTGGGGGTGTGACCCTCTAGACagggaggtgtgggggggggggggcccatcCATGGAGGAGGACTGTTATCTGTCTTTACCCTACCCTCACTCCAGACCTCACTCCCTGGCCGGGGGGCATCCATCCTCCCTGGACCCCCCTTGTGGAGCTAAGGACCCTTGTTTAAGTAGTGAGTCTGATTCCCCCCAGCACTACCCACTGCCCCACTCCCCAGCTTCACATAAACACCTTGTCAGAGCACAGTACATTCCTGGGCAGGCATGCCACGCCCCTGTACTATCCTCACACTATCCTCCAGAACACTCCCCCTCACATTATCCTCCAGAGCCCTCCAAGCCCAGCCAAACATTTGTGTTCCCAGACCAAAGCAGCTCAAAGACCAGGGCCACGGGGAAGAAGAGTCGTGAGGAGGGACAGAGCTCCAAGAAGCCTGACCACAGGACCTGCCGCTCCCAGTCTGAGAACAGTTTGATGGGGGAGAGGGCTTTCCCTAAGCACAGGTACAGCACAGCCGAGCGCCCCCAGCACCAGAGGTGCCAGGGTCCACACACAGGCCCCCAGCACAGCAACACCGCTGGGGGGCAACGCTGGTGCTCCACCCTGGAGCTCAGCCAGGAGGAAGGGGAGACCCAGGGTGAGCAGGCCCACAGATGCCCACCTCGTAGGGCCCGCTACACCCAGGCCTGCTCTCATGCAAACCCCAACCACCACTCTCAGGTCCATGCCCAGCCTCGCCTCTCAGAGTACCCGGAGAGAGCACCTCTGTGTCGGGGAGAGGAGGGCCATGTGCAGGCTGCCCCTGGGGAGTCAGAGTTCAGCATGAGTGAGGTGTACTCCCCTGCCTCCAGCTCCCTCTCTAGTGACTCCGATGAGGGGGGGCTGGTGTGGCCCCAGCAGCTGCCCRCTCGTCtggccccctcctcttcctcctcccctcaggcCTCCTCAAAGGTCTCCTCGCAGCCCAAGGCCTTTGTTAAAATCATAGCCTCTCATGCCCTAAAGAAGAAGATTCTGCGATTCCGCGCCGGCTCTCTCAAAGTCATGACAACAGTCTGA
- the LOC111982507 gene encoding C5a anaphylatoxin chemotactic receptor 1 → MDDMCLIFTEEELSLYNITDCEFVKPEGLGPVLGPRHLSALVFYGLVFLLGVPGNALVVWVTGFRMPRSVTSLWFLNLALADLLCCLSLPLLMVPLTMDQHWPFGPVACKLLKGLIYLIMYCSVLLLVLISLDRFLLVSRPVWCQNWRRPRKAGWVCVGVWLLALLGSIPQFVYVKEVQLSTSKSECLGLYTVASGWAITTVRFLVGFVLPFITIVACHWVVYSRARGGSGVGPGRVSEARSRRTLRVIVAVSLSFFLCWLPLHILDFLVLSTPRHSSHSANVQLAHTLALCLAYCNSCLNPLLYVCLGRGFKQSINRSLRNMFNFATEESVTRQSMFKSTSERTQEINM, encoded by the coding sequence ATGGATGATATGTGCTTGATTTTCACTGAAGAGGAGTTGAGTCTCTACAACATCACTGATTGTGAATTCGTCAAGCCTGAGGGCCTTGGTCCTGTGCTCGGGCCCCGTCACCTGTCCGCCCTGGTGTTCTATGGCTTGGTCTTCCTGCTGGGTGTCCCGGGCAACGCTCTGGTGGTGTGGGTGACGGGCTTCCGCATGCCGCGCTCCGTCACCTCTCTGTGGTTCCTCAACCTGGCCCTGGCTGACCTGCTGTGCTGCCTGTCCCTGCCCCTCCTCATGGTGCCCCTGACCATGGATCAGCACTGGCCCTTTGGCCCTGTGGCCTGCAAGCTGCTCAAGGGCCTCATCTACCTGATTATGTACTGTAGCGTGCTGCTGCTGGTACTCATCAGCCTGGACCGCTTTCTGCTGGTCAGCCGgcccgtgtggtgccagaactggaGGAGGCCTCGCAAGGCTGGCTGGGTATGTGTTGGGGTGTGGCTCCTGGCTCTGCTGGGCAGCATCCCCCAGTTTGTCTATGTGAAGGAGGTCCAGTTAAGCACCAGTAAGTCAGAGTGCCTGGGATTGTACACTGTAGCCAGCGGCTGGGCTATCACTACAGTACGCTTCCTGGTGGGTTTCGTGCTGCCATTCATCACCATTGTGGCTTGTCATTGGGTTGTGTACAGCAGGGCCAGGGGGGGGTCTGGGGTGGGGCCTGGGAGGGTGAGTGAGGCGCGCTCCAGACGCACCTTGAGGGTCATTGTTGCCGTGTCGCTGAGCTTCTTCTTGTGCTGGCTTCCACTGCACATACTGGACTTCCTGGTTCTATCAACCCCCCGGCACTCATCGCACAGTGCCAACGTACAGCTGGCCCACACTCTGGCCCTCTGCCTGGCCTACTGTAACAGCTGCCTCAACCCTCTGCTCTATGTGTGTCTGGGACGAGGCTTTAAGCAGAGTATCAATCGCTCCCTGCGCAATATGTTCAACTTTGCCACCGAGGAGTCGGTAACCAGACAGAGCATGTTCAAGAGCACATCAGAAAGAACCCAGGAGATTAATATGTGa